In Desulfomicrobium escambiense DSM 10707, one genomic interval encodes:
- a CDS encoding GNAT family N-acetyltransferase, translating into MASERTQRPDITIREMELDDLAPVYHLGERLFTCDLYPFLYRTWDEWEVVGHYNTDPEFSLVAEVDDALAGFIIGTLISKASWTYGYIVWLGVDRAFQSTGVAHKLYDKLVERMVEAGARYLIADTDPSNAAALKFFTKKGFKDEREHVVLSLNLSRTERYRALLEKHGNGHGEAEPRKKPRRPKTAAAKNQEKPLCGATSLEPES; encoded by the coding sequence ATGGCCTCAGAACGCACCCAACGCCCCGACATCACCATCCGCGAGATGGAACTGGACGACCTGGCCCCGGTCTATCACCTGGGCGAGCGCCTCTTCACCTGCGACCTCTACCCCTTTCTCTACCGCACCTGGGACGAGTGGGAGGTGGTCGGCCACTACAACACGGATCCGGAGTTCAGCCTCGTGGCCGAGGTGGACGACGCCCTGGCCGGGTTCATCATCGGCACCCTCATCAGCAAGGCGTCCTGGACTTACGGCTACATCGTCTGGCTGGGCGTAGACCGCGCCTTCCAGTCCACGGGCGTGGCCCACAAGCTCTACGACAAGCTGGTGGAACGCATGGTCGAGGCCGGCGCACGCTATCTCATCGCCGACACGGACCCGAGCAACGCCGCAGCCCTCAAGTTCTTCACCAAGAAGGGCTTCAAGGACGAGCGCGAACATGTGGTGCTGTCCCTGAACCTGAGCCGCACCGAGCGCTACCGGGCCCTCCTCGAAAAGCACGGCAACGGTCACGGCGAAGCCGAACCGCGCAAGAAGCCCCGCCGCCCGAAGACGGCGGCCGCCAAAAACCAGGAAAAACCCCTCTGCGGAGCCACCTCCCTGGAACCCGAATCCTGA
- the minE gene encoding cell division topological specificity factor MinE → MGIFSYFRTKKSSAEVAKSRLQIIVAHERAQNGGYEFLPRLRQELLLVVQKYVHVELENIRVDVNRDGDCEVLEFNVTLPENKR, encoded by the coding sequence ATGGGCATCTTCAGTTATTTCCGCACCAAGAAGTCGAGCGCAGAGGTCGCCAAGAGCCGGCTGCAGATCATCGTGGCCCACGAGCGCGCCCAGAACGGCGGGTACGAGTTCCTGCCGCGGCTGCGTCAGGAACTGCTCCTCGTTGTCCAGAAATACGTGCACGTGGAACTCGAGAACATCCGCGTGGACGTGAACCGGGACGGAGACTGCGAGGTCCTGGAATTCAACGTGACCCTGCCCGAGAACAAGCGCTGA
- a CDS encoding PaaI family thioesterase, with amino-acid sequence MKMNYAVFPPEVLMDIRHVIEHEIPFDHFLGLVVEEIRPGYARLRMPFRPEFIGDPRRPALHGGLISMLVDTCGGSAVWAACSVRDRVATIDMRVDYLRPADPADLIAVGEVRLLGNRVGNATVQIFSAANPEVVIAEGRGVYNIRKAGAKAPDIVQAKAHTPTREEVP; translated from the coding sequence ATGAAAATGAATTACGCCGTTTTTCCACCCGAGGTGCTCATGGACATCCGCCACGTCATCGAACACGAAATCCCCTTCGACCATTTCCTGGGCCTGGTGGTCGAGGAGATCCGTCCGGGCTACGCGCGCCTGCGCATGCCCTTCCGGCCCGAATTCATCGGCGACCCGCGCCGGCCCGCCCTGCACGGCGGCCTCATCTCCATGCTCGTGGACACCTGCGGCGGATCGGCCGTGTGGGCGGCCTGCTCGGTCCGCGACCGCGTGGCGACCATCGACATGCGCGTCGACTACCTCCGCCCGGCCGACCCGGCGGACCTCATCGCCGTCGGCGAGGTCCGACTTTTGGGCAACCGCGTGGGCAACGCCACGGTGCAGATTTTTTCGGCCGCAAATCCGGAAGTCGTCATTGCCGAAGGCCGGGGCGTGTATAATATACGAAAAGCGGGCGCCAAGGCGCCGGACATCGTCCAGGCCAAGGCGCACACCCCTACCCGTGAGGAGGTACCATGA
- a CDS encoding tRNA (adenine-N1)-methyltransferase, producing MLEPGQLVMLLNAKDKRYFVSAQEGQVMHTNEGILHLDEVRAAGWGQQVLTHKGYPFTVMRPTLYDLIKSVKRRTQIIYPKEIGYIAMKLGIGPGCRIVEAGCGSGGLTTALAWLVGDTGKVYTYERREEFYTLCRQNLERIGLAHRVEQFHHDIAEGFHPHAADALFLDVREPCDYIHHIPGAVVPGAPIGFLLPTTNQVQDLLKAMEGGPFRQIEVLEIFLRHYKPVPERLRPDDRMVAHTGFLVFARTYAQLEEPETPDYEGPADEDAGDGELPEE from the coding sequence ATGCTCGAACCGGGACAGCTGGTAATGCTGCTCAACGCAAAGGACAAGAGATATTTCGTTTCCGCCCAGGAAGGGCAGGTCATGCACACCAACGAGGGGATTCTCCACCTCGACGAGGTCCGCGCCGCGGGCTGGGGACAGCAGGTCCTGACCCACAAGGGCTACCCCTTCACGGTCATGCGGCCGACCCTCTACGACCTGATCAAGTCCGTCAAACGCCGCACCCAGATCATTTACCCCAAGGAGATCGGGTACATCGCCATGAAGCTGGGCATCGGCCCGGGCTGCCGCATCGTCGAGGCCGGCTGCGGCTCCGGCGGCCTGACCACGGCCCTGGCCTGGCTGGTCGGCGACACGGGCAAGGTTTACACCTACGAACGCCGCGAGGAGTTCTACACCCTCTGCCGCCAGAACCTGGAGCGCATCGGTCTGGCCCATCGTGTGGAGCAGTTCCACCACGATATCGCCGAGGGCTTCCACCCTCACGCCGCCGACGCCCTGTTCCTGGACGTGCGCGAACCCTGCGACTACATCCATCATATCCCCGGCGCCGTTGTTCCGGGTGCGCCGATCGGCTTTCTGCTGCCGACCACCAACCAGGTCCAGGACCTGCTGAAAGCCATGGAGGGCGGACCGTTCCGGCAGATCGAGGTGCTCGAGATATTCCTGCGCCACTACAAGCCCGTGCCCGAGCGCCTGCGCCCCGACGACCGCATGGTCGCCCACACGGGATTCCTGGTCTTCGCGCGCACCTACGCCCAGCTCGAGGAGCCGGAAACCCCGGACTACGAAGGCCCGGCGGATGAAGACGCCGGGGACGGCGAGTTGCCGGAAGAATAG
- a CDS encoding epoxyqueuosine reductase QueH yields MKILVHMCCGPCAITPVLALLEAGAGVTGLYYNPNIHPLQEYLRRREGVAQVAERLGIPVIFKDDEYDPQAYFRAVTFREPNRCAPCYALRLERTLSIARRGGFDAFTTTLLYSKFQKHEQIRTMGQDLAQGAGVAFHYEDFRAGWSEGIALSKEWGVYRQQYCGCLYSEFERYSSELRTRA; encoded by the coding sequence ATGAAAATACTGGTTCACATGTGCTGTGGGCCGTGCGCCATCACGCCTGTCCTGGCCCTCCTCGAGGCCGGGGCTGGCGTGACCGGCCTGTACTACAACCCCAACATCCACCCCCTGCAGGAATACCTGCGCCGTCGCGAGGGGGTGGCCCAGGTGGCCGAGCGTCTCGGCATTCCGGTCATCTTCAAGGACGACGAGTACGACCCGCAGGCGTATTTCCGGGCCGTGACCTTCCGCGAACCCAACCGCTGCGCCCCGTGCTATGCCCTGCGCCTGGAGCGGACCCTGTCCATCGCCCGGCGCGGCGGGTTCGACGCCTTCACGACCACGCTCCTCTACAGCAAGTTCCAGAAGCATGAGCAGATACGGACCATGGGGCAAGATCTGGCCCAGGGAGCCGGCGTGGCGTTTCATTACGAGGATTTCAGGGCGGGGTGGTCCGAAGGCATCGCCCTGTCGAAGGAGTGGGGAGTCTACCGCCAGCAGTACTGCGGGTGCCTGTACAGCGAGTTCGAGCGGTATTCCTCCGAACTGCGCACGCGCGCCTGA
- a CDS encoding phenylacetate--CoA ligase family protein, with protein sequence MTRKDRTEGIFSRREVLDATERQKYYQIQLKELLSYAYRYSEDVKKRFDRAQFSVEKFRDLIDLKHVPILKKKELIFLQSMGPRLGGLLTKDLGELRRVFLSPGPIFDPEDRGDDYWGWTESFYAAGFRSGDLVQNTFNYHMTPAGLMFEEPLRQLSCAVVPTGPGNTGSQLDIMKKLRVTGYVGTPSYLMHLAQKGEEKGLNLRKDLYLEVAFVTGEKFSEKMRSTLEKKFDLIMRQGYGTADVGCIGYECFHKNGLHIANRAYVEICHPDTGIPLKDGEVGEIVVTAFNKTYPLIRLATGDLSYIDRAPCPCGRTSPRLGTIVGRVDTTARIKGMFVYPHQVEQVISGFEEIKRWQIEVTNPGGIDEMTLLIETSGFKREEELLHMFREKIKIRPALKILTPGTLPPQIRFIEDKRNWD encoded by the coding sequence ATGACCCGCAAGGATCGCACTGAAGGCATTTTCAGCCGGCGCGAAGTTCTGGACGCCACCGAGCGCCAGAAATACTACCAGATCCAGCTCAAGGAGCTGCTTTCGTACGCATACAGATATTCCGAGGACGTGAAGAAACGCTTTGACCGCGCCCAGTTCTCCGTGGAGAAGTTCCGCGACCTCATCGACCTCAAGCACGTGCCCATCCTGAAGAAGAAGGAACTCATCTTCCTGCAGTCCATGGGCCCTCGCCTTGGGGGCCTTTTGACCAAGGACCTGGGCGAGCTGCGCCGCGTCTTCCTGTCTCCCGGTCCCATCTTCGACCCCGAGGACAGGGGTGACGACTACTGGGGCTGGACCGAGAGCTTCTACGCCGCGGGCTTCCGCTCGGGCGACTTGGTCCAGAACACCTTCAACTACCACATGACCCCGGCCGGCCTCATGTTCGAGGAGCCCCTGCGCCAGCTGAGCTGCGCCGTGGTGCCCACGGGCCCCGGCAACACCGGCAGTCAGCTGGACATCATGAAGAAGCTGCGCGTCACGGGCTACGTCGGCACGCCGAGCTATCTCATGCACCTGGCCCAGAAGGGCGAGGAGAAGGGCCTGAACCTGCGCAAGGACCTCTACCTCGAGGTGGCCTTCGTCACGGGCGAGAAGTTCTCCGAGAAGATGCGCTCCACCCTGGAAAAGAAGTTCGACCTGATCATGCGCCAGGGCTACGGCACGGCAGACGTGGGCTGCATCGGCTACGAATGCTTCCACAAGAACGGCCTGCACATCGCCAACCGCGCCTACGTCGAAATCTGCCACCCCGACACGGGCATCCCGCTCAAGGACGGCGAGGTGGGCGAAATCGTGGTCACGGCCTTCAACAAGACCTATCCCCTCATCCGCCTGGCCACGGGCGACCTGTCCTACATCGACCGCGCGCCCTGCCCCTGCGGCCGCACCTCCCCGCGCCTCGGGACCATCGTCGGCCGCGTGGACACCACCGCCCGCATCAAGGGCATGTTCGTGTACCCGCACCAGGTCGAGCAGGTCATTTCGGGCTTCGAGGAAATCAAGAGATGGCAGATCGAGGTTACCAACCCCGGCGGCATCGACGAGATGACGCTTCTGATCGAAACCTCGGGCTTCAAGCGCGAGGAAGAGCTGCTGCACATGTTCCGCGAGAAGATCAAGATCCGCCCGGCTCTGAAGATCCTCACGCCCGGCACCCTGCCGCCGCAGATCCGCTTCATCGAGGACAAGCGCAATTGGGACTGA
- a CDS encoding cysteine hydrolase family protein, whose protein sequence is MNASALAFVIAAVLFLFQSPAATAGTVVDEWAAAKAPAPVELKAVEVNATDTALLVLDIEERTCNMETRPRCVASAPRIGEFLVKARAAGMPVVHSLTSRGTPDTILPQALPLPGEPIVQSTVDKFFRTDLEAILEKLGVHTVIVTGTTAEGAVLHTATGAAMRGLSVIVPVDGMSAATLYAEQYTAWHMLNAPGTRAKTSLTTLGAITINAK, encoded by the coding sequence ATGAACGCTTCAGCCCTGGCATTTGTCATCGCCGCCGTGTTGTTCCTGTTCCAATCCCCGGCAGCCACGGCGGGCACCGTCGTCGACGAATGGGCGGCCGCAAAGGCCCCTGCGCCCGTGGAACTCAAAGCCGTGGAGGTCAACGCCACGGACACGGCACTTCTTGTCCTCGACATCGAGGAGAGAACCTGCAACATGGAAACCCGTCCGCGCTGCGTGGCCTCGGCACCCCGCATCGGCGAGTTCCTGGTCAAGGCCAGGGCGGCCGGAATGCCCGTTGTGCACAGCCTGACCAGCCGGGGCACGCCCGACACCATCCTGCCCCAGGCCCTGCCCCTGCCCGGCGAACCCATCGTCCAATCCACGGTGGACAAGTTCTTCCGCACGGACCTTGAGGCCATCCTGGAAAAACTCGGCGTGCACACGGTCATCGTCACCGGCACCACGGCCGAAGGCGCCGTCCTGCACACGGCAACGGGAGCGGCCATGCGGGGCCTCTCCGTCATCGTGCCCGTAGACGGCATGTCGGCGGCCACGCTCTACGCCGAGCAGTACACGGCCTGGCACATGCTCAACGCCCCCGGCACCCGGGCCAAAACCAGCCTGACGACCCTCGGGGCCATCACCATCAACGCCAAGTAA
- the mutM gene encoding bifunctional DNA-formamidopyrimidine glycosylase/DNA-(apurinic or apyrimidinic site) lyase produces MPELPEVETIARGLHVLIQGRSIADVSLLTPSILRAGATQVLPGRTVTHVSRRAKLLRLHLDNGGLLIFHLKMTGRVWVAGPGLPLPKHTHLVCGLDGGDRLVFEDTRRFGYCAVFGPGEIDQWDFFRNLGPEPLDACAGDLARRIGARRAGVKALLLNQTVLAGIGNIYADESLFAARIHPASIASAIPEARRLILFEELRRILLEAIAAGGSTISDYRNAYGKSGIFQDSFQVYGKKGEPCPACGRALRAEQVAGRTSTHCPGCQRKYLD; encoded by the coding sequence ATGCCCGAACTGCCCGAAGTCGAAACCATCGCCCGCGGACTGCACGTCCTGATCCAGGGCCGCAGCATAGCGGACGTCAGCCTTCTGACGCCGTCGATCCTGCGCGCAGGCGCCACGCAAGTCCTGCCTGGCAGAACCGTGACACACGTGTCCAGACGCGCCAAACTGCTGCGTCTGCACCTCGACAACGGCGGGCTCCTGATTTTTCATCTGAAGATGACCGGACGCGTTTGGGTCGCCGGGCCGGGCCTGCCCCTGCCGAAGCACACGCATCTCGTCTGCGGGCTTGACGGCGGCGACAGGCTGGTCTTCGAGGACACGCGGCGCTTCGGATACTGCGCCGTCTTCGGACCCGGCGAGATCGACCAGTGGGATTTCTTCAGAAACCTCGGCCCCGAACCTCTGGACGCCTGCGCCGGCGACCTGGCGCGGCGTATCGGCGCGCGCCGGGCCGGGGTCAAGGCCCTGCTCCTCAACCAGACCGTTCTCGCCGGCATCGGCAACATCTACGCCGACGAATCCCTCTTCGCGGCCCGCATCCACCCGGCGAGCATCGCCTCCGCCATCCCCGAAGCCCGGCGCCTGATCCTCTTCGAGGAACTGCGCCGCATCCTGCTGGAGGCCATCGCGGCCGGCGGCAGCACCATCAGCGACTACCGCAACGCCTACGGCAAGAGCGGCATCTTCCAGGACTCGTTCCAAGTCTACGGCAAAAAGGGCGAACCGTGCCCGGCCTGCGGCAGGGCCCTCAGGGCGGAGCAGGTGGCGGGGAGGACGTCGACGCATTGTCCGGGGTGTCAGAGAAAATATCTGGACTGA
- a CDS encoding ChaN family lipoprotein, translating to MTRLVLPLLLAVLAGCAKPTAVTPPWVSPPAGSFLSADGTVLADDAVAGLARSADFVLLGESHTNLCDHAVKARLIEGMAGGGARFAIGLEMLPVTAQPVLDRFNARALSAAELGDEVGWEKLWGFPYAQYRPVFELAEQYGLPVAALNIPRRVLTEFRDKGAEALSPEDRKLLPGRIIPVSPAQQAALEEQVGLHQTMRKAAANATSEKMPDMAAMSEKFFLVQALWDSMMAEQALAWRDRLGLPVLILAGAGHVEHGWGIEYRLRTLDPSASCLAIMPVRGGEDFHQQADPSLRPMPGTAVFFHCAAQHKSRLGMNVVFEDSGMLVESVEPGSRAQKAGLLPGDVLLSAGGRELQEATDLHFAAMAASRDKKPLELTVMRQGQTVTLNLPLD from the coding sequence ATGACCCGCCTGGTCCTGCCCCTGCTGCTGGCCGTGCTGGCCGGCTGCGCAAAACCGACGGCGGTGACGCCCCCCTGGGTGTCGCCGCCGGCCGGGTCCTTCCTTTCGGCCGATGGGACAGTGCTGGCCGATGACGCCGTCGCCGGCCTGGCCCGCTCCGCGGACTTCGTCCTGTTGGGCGAGAGCCACACCAACCTCTGCGACCACGCCGTCAAGGCCCGCCTCATCGAGGGCATGGCCGGCGGCGGGGCTCGCTTCGCTATCGGCCTGGAGATGCTCCCGGTCACGGCCCAGCCCGTCCTGGACCGCTTCAACGCCCGCGCCCTGTCGGCCGCGGAACTGGGCGATGAGGTCGGATGGGAGAAGCTGTGGGGCTTCCCCTACGCCCAGTACAGGCCTGTCTTCGAACTGGCCGAGCAGTACGGCCTGCCCGTGGCGGCCCTGAACATCCCCCGCCGGGTGCTGACGGAATTCCGCGACAAGGGCGCCGAAGCACTGAGCCCCGAGGACCGCAAGCTCCTGCCCGGACGCATCATCCCCGTCAGCCCGGCCCAGCAGGCCGCCCTGGAGGAGCAGGTCGGGCTGCACCAGACCATGCGCAAGGCCGCGGCCAATGCAACCTCCGAAAAGATGCCGGACATGGCCGCAATGTCCGAAAAATTCTTCCTCGTGCAGGCCCTGTGGGACTCCATGATGGCCGAACAGGCCCTGGCCTGGCGCGACCGGCTTGGCCTGCCCGTGCTCATCCTGGCCGGCGCCGGCCACGTGGAGCATGGCTGGGGCATCGAATACCGCCTGCGCACCCTTGACCCTTCAGCCTCGTGCCTGGCCATCATGCCCGTGCGCGGCGGCGAGGACTTCCACCAGCAGGCCGACCCGTCCCTGCGCCCCATGCCGGGCACGGCCGTCTTTTTCCACTGCGCGGCCCAGCACAAGAGCCGCCTGGGCATGAACGTCGTCTTCGAGGACTCCGGCATGCTGGTGGAGAGCGTCGAGCCCGGCTCACGGGCCCAAAAGGCCGGCCTTCTGCCCGGGGACGTCCTGCTCTCGGCCGGCGGCCGGGAACTGCAGGAGGCCACGGATCTGCACTTCGCTGCCATGGCCGCGTCCCGCGACAAGAAGCCCCTCGAACTGACGGTCATGCGCCAGGGGCAGACCGTGACGCTGAACCTTCCCCTCGACTGA
- a CDS encoding Rne/Rng family ribonuclease translates to MFMGEKQKRKMFISVLPGEQVEVAIMEDGIVVEYYVEMLHQSKTKGNIYKGKIHNIDQALQAAFINYGAEKNGFLQVDEVHPEYYQSDVPTRGKYPPLQKVLKPGQEVLVQVVKEPVGSKGAFLTTYLSIPGRYFVLTPGREQLGISRKIEDEKERDRLKEVVEELKLDEGLGVIVRTVSEAQSKSSLSKDLQVLKRLWKDIRKKGISSDSPSLVYEEKDLAFRAIRDYLTPDIAECWVDDEETARQITEFATLLFPRRKTFIKVHTETERTLYERFRIEAQLQKIFSRSVNLPSGGQLVIDHTEALTAIDINSGKIGGEKNFKEMALRTNIEAAREIPNQLMLRDIGGQIVVDFIEMKDGKHIREVEKELRQALKVDRARTDIGRISKFGLLEIVRQRLGTSALSGSLEPCPHCSGAGTRRNLEWRSMQALKDLYRELRKDKQTEPFTYTTDADLMHYLVNRKREKLLEFEQTFERKIYIMPSATPSCAFC, encoded by the coding sequence ATGTTCATGGGAGAAAAGCAGAAGCGCAAGATGTTCATCAGCGTGTTGCCTGGCGAACAGGTCGAGGTGGCTATCATGGAGGATGGCATCGTCGTCGAGTACTACGTCGAGATGCTCCACCAGAGCAAAACCAAGGGCAACATATATAAAGGAAAGATACACAACATCGACCAGGCCCTGCAGGCCGCCTTCATCAACTACGGGGCCGAGAAGAACGGCTTTCTGCAGGTCGATGAGGTTCACCCCGAATACTACCAGAGCGACGTGCCCACCCGCGGCAAGTACCCGCCCCTGCAGAAAGTTTTGAAGCCCGGCCAGGAAGTGCTGGTGCAGGTCGTCAAGGAGCCCGTGGGCTCCAAGGGCGCGTTCCTGACCACCTACCTGTCCATTCCGGGACGCTATTTCGTGCTGACCCCGGGCCGCGAGCAGCTCGGCATCTCCCGCAAGATCGAGGACGAGAAGGAGCGCGACCGCCTGAAGGAGGTCGTGGAGGAGCTCAAGCTCGACGAGGGCCTGGGCGTCATCGTGCGCACGGTCAGCGAAGCCCAGAGCAAGAGCAGCCTCTCCAAGGACCTGCAAGTCCTGAAGCGCCTGTGGAAGGACATCCGCAAGAAGGGCATCTCTTCCGACTCCCCTTCCCTGGTCTACGAGGAGAAGGACCTGGCCTTCCGCGCCATCCGCGACTACCTGACCCCGGACATCGCCGAGTGCTGGGTCGACGACGAGGAGACCGCCAGGCAGATCACCGAGTTCGCGACCCTCCTGTTCCCGCGCCGCAAGACGTTCATCAAGGTCCACACCGAGACCGAGCGTACCCTCTACGAGCGTTTCCGCATCGAGGCGCAGCTGCAGAAGATCTTCAGCCGCTCGGTCAACCTGCCCAGCGGCGGCCAGCTCGTCATCGACCACACCGAGGCCCTGACGGCCATCGACATCAACTCCGGCAAGATCGGCGGCGAGAAGAATTTCAAGGAGATGGCCCTGCGCACCAACATCGAGGCCGCCAGGGAGATCCCCAACCAGCTCATGCTGCGCGACATCGGCGGCCAGATCGTGGTCGACTTCATCGAGATGAAGGACGGCAAGCACATCCGCGAGGTCGAGAAGGAGCTGCGTCAGGCCCTCAAGGTCGACCGGGCGCGTACGGACATCGGGCGGATCTCCAAGTTCGGCCTGCTCGAGATCGTGCGCCAGCGTCTGGGCACGTCGGCCCTGTCCGGGAGCCTCGAGCCCTGTCCGCACTGCTCCGGCGCCGGCACCCGCCGCAACCTGGAGTGGCGCTCCATGCAGGCCCTCAAGGACCTGTACCGCGAACTGCGCAAGGACAAGCAGACCGAGCCCTTCACCTACACCACCGATGCGGACCTGATGCACTACCTCGTCAACCGCAAGCGTGAAAAGCTTCTGGAGTTCGAGCAGACCTTCGAGCGCAAGATCTACATCATGCCCTCGGCAACGCCCAGCTGCGCATTCTGCTAG
- the minC gene encoding septum site-determining protein MinC, with protein MSSFELKGKVAPCTLFRPLTTDLAALAGDVAARLAETPDFLRGLAVIMDFSALGAMRDQLDVPGLTALLRDHGLTPVGIQGGGEAHERQAADLHLGVFSGNRAEAPRTGSVPAPPAETGAMVVEKPVRSGQQVYARGRDLVVLAPVGQGAEVIADGNIHIYAPLRGRALAGAMGFEGARIFCTELRAELISVAGLYRVSEDLPGNFNGSSVQVSLSGRQLVIEPL; from the coding sequence GTGTCGTCCTTCGAACTCAAGGGCAAGGTCGCCCCGTGCACCTTGTTCCGCCCCCTGACCACGGATCTGGCCGCGCTGGCCGGGGACGTGGCCGCCCGCCTGGCCGAGACGCCGGACTTTCTGCGAGGCCTGGCGGTGATCATGGATTTTTCGGCCCTGGGAGCCATGCGCGACCAACTGGACGTGCCGGGCCTCACTGCGCTGCTGCGGGACCACGGCCTCACGCCCGTGGGCATCCAGGGCGGGGGCGAGGCCCACGAGCGTCAGGCCGCTGACCTGCATCTGGGCGTGTTTTCCGGGAACAGGGCCGAGGCGCCCCGGACCGGCAGCGTCCCCGCCCCCCCGGCGGAAACCGGGGCCATGGTCGTGGAGAAGCCCGTGCGTTCGGGCCAGCAGGTCTACGCCCGGGGCCGCGATCTTGTGGTGCTGGCTCCGGTGGGCCAGGGGGCCGAGGTCATCGCCGACGGCAACATCCACATCTACGCGCCCCTGCGCGGCCGGGCCCTGGCCGGGGCCATGGGTTTCGAGGGCGCGCGCATCTTCTGCACGGAACTGCGGGCCGAACTGATCTCGGTGGCCGGTCTGTACCGGGTCAGCGAGGACCTTCCCGGGAATTTCAACGGCTCCTCCGTCCAGGTCAGCCTGAGCGGACGCCAGCTTGTGATCGAACCTCTCTAG
- the minD gene encoding septum site-determining protein MinD, which produces MGKIIVVTSGKGGVGKTTSSASLAMGLARRGMQVAVLDFDVGLRNLDLIMGCERRVVYDFVNVIQGEATLHQALIRDKRVENLYILPASQTKDKDALRMDGVEKVLDELTGRFDFILCDSPAGIEHGALMAMHFADEAVVVTNPEVSSVRDSDRVLGLLQSKTKKAKDGGNIREHLLLTRYDPERVSRGEMLSVTDVEEILAIPLLGVIPESKSVLAASNSGEPVILDDASDAGQAYDDAVSRLLGEDLPHRFLTPAKKGFFARIFGG; this is translated from the coding sequence GTGGGTAAAATTATCGTTGTTACTTCTGGCAAGGGCGGGGTCGGCAAGACCACGTCCAGCGCATCCCTGGCCATGGGTCTGGCCCGACGGGGCATGCAGGTCGCGGTGCTGGATTTCGACGTGGGCCTGCGCAATCTCGACCTCATCATGGGGTGCGAGCGTCGCGTGGTCTACGATTTCGTCAACGTCATCCAGGGCGAGGCGACCCTGCACCAGGCGCTCATCCGCGACAAGCGGGTCGAGAACCTCTATATCCTGCCGGCCTCCCAGACCAAGGACAAGGACGCCCTGCGCATGGACGGAGTGGAAAAGGTCCTGGACGAGCTTACGGGCCGCTTCGACTTCATCCTCTGCGACTCTCCGGCCGGCATCGAGCACGGGGCGCTCATGGCCATGCACTTCGCCGACGAGGCCGTGGTCGTGACCAACCCCGAGGTGTCCTCGGTGCGCGACTCGGACCGGGTGCTGGGACTTTTGCAGAGCAAGACGAAAAAAGCCAAAGACGGCGGGAATATCCGCGAGCACCTGCTCCTGACCCGCTACGACCCCGAGCGCGTCAGCCGCGGCGAGATGCTGAGCGTGACCGACGTGGAGGAGATCCTGGCCATTCCGCTTTTGGGCGTCATCCCCGAGTCCAAGTCCGTGCTGGCGGCCTCCAACTCCGGCGAGCCAGTCATCCTCGATGACGCAAGCGACGCCGGCCAGGCCTACGACGACGCCGTGTCGCGCCTTCTGGGCGAGGACCTGCCGCATCGTTTCCTCACTCCGGCCAAGAAGGGCTTCTTCGCCCGCATCTTCGGAGGCTGA